A window of the Streptomyces sp. NBC_00250 genome harbors these coding sequences:
- a CDS encoding ABC transporter ATP-binding protein: MPEKPVASEPPAPDTPDAPGAPDAPDAADRSAVRTLLRLWPYVRPVRGRLFTAAIVAIVASCLSLVIPLVLKWLVDGPVADRDPGGVWLGALYLLLLGIAEAVLFGYRRWLVARPLSGVEARMRADLYGRLQRLPIAFHDRWASGQLLSRGTTDLMLVRMFLAFPLTFLLVNAVTILAGYVLLLAQDWSLGLVLLTPVIPLVVVCSIFEGRYGVVARRAQDQVGDLTTVVEESVLGIRIIKGFGRHRSQATAFRELSGRLRGTELLKARLLAMIWAVITFVPELAIGAALVLGTIQVADGDLSAGTLVAFLSTALALRWPVESIGFLLAMSQEAATATERYFEVMDVDEEPGIAAGAHAPRDAPDGVRFECVSFHYPDAPEGSPPVLDGIDLHIRPGETLALVGGTGSGKTTLTALVPRLHEATGGRILLDGEDIALMERERLRALVSVAFEEPTLFSASVGENVLMGAGGAAGEPELRRALDVAQADAFVDRLPEGTATQVGEQGLSLSGGQRQRLALARAVVGRPRFLVLDDPLSALDVHTEARVEAALREVLRDTTALVVAHRPSTVMLADRVALLSQGRITAVGTHHELLRSSEEYAWLMSGAGKDGDR, encoded by the coding sequence CGCTGCTCCGTCTCTGGCCGTACGTGCGGCCCGTGCGAGGGCGGTTGTTCACGGCCGCGATCGTCGCGATCGTCGCCTCCTGTCTGTCCCTCGTGATCCCGCTCGTACTGAAGTGGCTGGTCGACGGGCCGGTCGCGGACCGGGACCCGGGCGGGGTGTGGCTGGGGGCGCTCTACCTCCTGCTGCTCGGCATCGCCGAGGCGGTGCTCTTCGGGTACCGGCGGTGGCTGGTGGCGCGGCCCCTGTCCGGCGTCGAGGCGCGGATGCGGGCCGATCTGTACGGCAGGCTCCAGCGGCTCCCCATCGCCTTCCACGACCGGTGGGCGTCCGGGCAGTTGCTCTCGCGCGGGACGACCGACCTCATGCTGGTCCGGATGTTCCTGGCCTTCCCTCTGACGTTCCTGCTGGTCAACGCCGTGACGATCCTCGCAGGTTACGTACTGCTGCTCGCCCAGGACTGGTCGCTCGGGCTCGTCCTCCTCACCCCGGTCATCCCGCTCGTCGTGGTCTGCTCGATCTTCGAGGGCCGGTACGGAGTGGTCGCGCGCCGCGCCCAGGACCAGGTGGGCGATCTGACGACGGTCGTCGAGGAGAGCGTCCTCGGCATCCGGATCATCAAGGGATTCGGCCGCCACCGCAGCCAGGCGACGGCCTTCCGGGAGCTCTCCGGCCGCCTGCGCGGCACGGAGCTGCTCAAGGCCCGGCTGCTCGCGATGATCTGGGCGGTCATCACCTTCGTACCGGAACTGGCCATCGGCGCCGCCCTCGTCCTCGGCACCATCCAGGTCGCGGACGGGGACCTGTCGGCGGGCACGCTCGTCGCGTTCCTGTCGACCGCTCTGGCGCTGCGCTGGCCGGTGGAGTCGATCGGCTTCCTGCTCGCGATGAGCCAGGAGGCGGCGACCGCGACGGAACGGTACTTCGAGGTGATGGACGTCGACGAGGAACCGGGCATCGCCGCCGGAGCCCACGCTCCCCGGGACGCCCCCGACGGGGTCCGGTTCGAGTGCGTGTCGTTCCACTACCCGGACGCCCCGGAGGGCTCCCCACCCGTCCTCGACGGCATCGACCTGCACATCCGCCCCGGCGAGACGCTGGCCCTGGTCGGCGGCACGGGCTCCGGCAAGACCACGCTCACCGCCCTCGTACCGAGGCTCCACGAGGCGACCGGCGGCCGCATCCTCCTGGACGGCGAGGACATCGCCCTGATGGAACGGGAGCGGCTGCGGGCCCTGGTCTCGGTGGCGTTCGAGGAGCCCACCCTCTTCTCCGCCAGCGTCGGGGAGAACGTCCTGATGGGAGCCGGCGGGGCGGCGGGCGAACCCGAACTGCGGCGCGCCCTGGACGTGGCGCAGGCCGACGCCTTCGTCGACCGGCTGCCCGAGGGCACCGCGACCCAGGTCGGCGAGCAGGGCCTCAGTCTCTCGGGCGGTCAGCGGCAGCGCCTGGCCCTCGCGAGGGCGGTCGTCGGCCGGCCCCGCTTCCTCGTCCTCGACGATCCCCTCTCCGCACTCGACGTCCACACGGAGGCCCGTGTGGAGGCCGCGCTGCGGGAGGTCCTGCGGGACACCACGGCCCTCGTGGTGGCACACCGCCCCTCGACGGTGATGCTGGCCGACCGGGTGGCGCTGCTGTCCCAGGGCCGGATCACGGCCGTGGGCACCCACCACGAACTGCTGCGGAGCAGCGAGGAGTACGCCTGGCTGATGTCCGGCGCAGGCAAGGACGGCGACCGATGA
- a CDS encoding ABC transporter ATP-binding protein: protein MTNEPTNDPFDRDDLPAPPGATGALLRSLLSAHRARVAIAALVLLIKEAAVQAGPLLVAYAIDEGVPAFRAGDHGPVLAVALGYLLCAALSGLLQYVFVRGAARVNQDVLLDLRGRIFRHSQILSVDFHERYTSGRLISRSTTDVESLRELLSEGLQELIGVVLSFVSISAILLYLDLGIGAVAVASFLPLSFLVRVYRRRAGAVYAERSTAIAGVIVKFAETMNGIRPVRAFRREAVNDAEFATLNHRHERSNGDALLEMARYVVGSRLVANTAVAGMCLWGAYRVASGSLELGVLAAAVLYMRRLYDPIDRLGMFLNSYESAAASLTKIAGLLAQEPGVPETTTPVTLPARTGSPGREVTFDKVRFAYRTGGEVLPTFDLTIPAGQTVAVVGATGAGKSTLAKLLARFYDPTDGTVRLDGADLRDLTTPDLRRGIVMVTQEAFLFSGTVAENIAIGRPDATREQIEDAARAIGAHEFVMGLPDGYDTDVRKRGGRISAGQRQLVAFARALLADPAVLILDEATSSLDVPGERAVQRAMDTVLAGRTAVVIAHRLSTVEVADRVLVMESGRIVEDGTPSDLVTGAGHYAGLHQAWRESLVG from the coding sequence ATGACGAACGAGCCCACCAACGACCCCTTCGACCGCGACGACCTCCCGGCACCCCCCGGAGCGACGGGCGCCCTGCTCCGCTCCCTCCTCTCCGCCCACCGCGCCCGGGTCGCGATCGCCGCCCTGGTGCTCCTGATCAAGGAGGCCGCGGTCCAGGCGGGGCCCCTCCTCGTCGCGTACGCCATCGACGAGGGCGTCCCCGCCTTCCGGGCGGGCGACCACGGTCCCGTCCTCGCGGTGGCCCTCGGCTATCTCCTCTGCGCGGCGCTCTCGGGCCTCCTCCAGTACGTCTTCGTCCGCGGCGCGGCCCGCGTCAACCAGGACGTCCTCCTCGACCTGCGCGGCCGGATCTTCCGCCACTCGCAGATCCTGAGCGTCGACTTCCACGAGCGGTACACCTCGGGCCGGCTCATCTCCCGCTCCACCACCGACGTCGAATCCCTCCGGGAGCTCCTCTCGGAGGGCCTGCAGGAACTGATCGGCGTCGTCCTCTCCTTCGTCTCGATCTCGGCGATCCTGCTCTACCTCGACCTGGGCATCGGCGCGGTGGCGGTGGCGTCCTTCCTGCCGCTCTCCTTCCTCGTGCGCGTCTACCGGCGACGTGCCGGAGCGGTGTACGCCGAGCGGTCCACGGCCATCGCGGGCGTCATCGTGAAGTTCGCCGAGACGATGAACGGCATCCGTCCTGTACGGGCGTTCCGCCGGGAGGCGGTCAACGACGCCGAGTTCGCGACGCTCAACCACCGGCACGAGCGCAGCAACGGCGACGCGCTCCTCGAAATGGCCCGCTACGTGGTGGGCTCACGGCTCGTCGCGAACACGGCGGTCGCCGGCATGTGCCTCTGGGGCGCCTACCGGGTGGCCTCGGGCTCCCTGGAACTGGGCGTTCTGGCGGCGGCGGTCCTGTACATGCGGCGCCTGTACGACCCGATCGACCGGCTCGGCATGTTCCTCAACTCGTACGAGTCGGCGGCCGCGTCGCTCACCAAGATCGCGGGCCTGCTCGCCCAGGAACCCGGAGTCCCGGAGACGACGACCCCCGTCACCCTGCCCGCCCGCACGGGCTCCCCGGGGCGCGAGGTCACCTTCGACAAGGTCCGCTTCGCCTACCGCACGGGCGGCGAGGTCCTGCCCACCTTCGACCTGACCATCCCCGCCGGCCAGACGGTCGCGGTGGTGGGGGCGACGGGCGCGGGCAAGTCCACCCTGGCGAAACTCCTGGCCCGCTTCTACGACCCCACGGACGGCACGGTGCGCCTGGACGGTGCGGACCTCCGCGATCTGACCACGCCGGACCTCCGCCGGGGCATCGTCATGGTCACCCAGGAGGCGTTCCTCTTCTCGGGAACGGTCGCCGAGAACATCGCCATCGGCCGCCCGGACGCGACCCGCGAGCAGATCGAGGACGCGGCCCGGGCGATCGGGGCCCACGAGTTCGTCATGGGCCTTCCGGACGGCTACGACACGGACGTGCGCAAGCGGGGCGGCCGCATCTCGGCGGGCCAGCGCCAGTTGGTCGCCTTCGCGCGGGCACTGCTCGCGGACCCGGCGGTTCTGATCCTCGACGAGGCCACCAGCTCCCTGGACGTGCCGGGCGAGCGCGCGGTGCAGCGGGCGATGGACACGGTCCTGGCGGGCCGTACGGCGGTGGTCATCGCCCACCGCCTGTCCACCGTCGAGGTCGCGGACCGGGTCCTGGTGATGGAGTCGGGGCGGATCGTCGAGGACGGCACGCCCTCGGACCTGGTCACCGGCGCGGGGCACTACGCGGGGCTGCACCAGGCGTGGCGGGAGAGTCTGGTGGGTTGA